One region of Culex pipiens pallens isolate TS chromosome 2, TS_CPP_V2, whole genome shotgun sequence genomic DNA includes:
- the LOC120414592 gene encoding transcription initiation factor TFIID subunit 10-like: MGDNFGIHRGPKKGAAANSAADAEDRTQGQIMSDFLVQLEDYNPTIPDAVTSYYLNTAGFEASDPRIVRLISIAAQKFISDVANDALQHCKTRTSNAPTSGHGSSKNQNAKMSKDRKYTLTMEDLQPALNDYGITVRKAHYFV; the protein is encoded by the exons ATGGGCGATAACTTTGGAATCCACCGTGGACCTAAGAAGGGCGCCGCCGCCAACTCCGCGGCCGATGCCGAGGATCGCACCCAGGGGCAAATTATGAGCGATTTTCTGGTCCAGCTGGAGGATTACAATCCTACG ATCCCGGATGCCGTCACTTCGTACTATCTCAACACGGCCGGATTTGAGGCTTCCGATCCGAGAAT CGTCCGGTTGATTTCGATCGCCGCCCAAAAGTTCATCTCGGACGTGGCGAACGACGCGCTGCAGCACTGCAAGACGCGCACCAGCAACGCACCCACCTCGGGCCACGGCTCGTCCAAGAACCAAAACGCGAAGATGTCCAAGGACCGCAAGTACACGCTGACGATGGAGGATCTGCAGCCGGCGCTGAACGATTACGGCATCACCGTGCGGAAGGCGCACTATTTCGTCTAG